The Ruminococcus bovis genome includes a region encoding these proteins:
- a CDS encoding cupin domain-containing protein gives MSNYSKWNAKQDPRTELHDVLGLTGAEVSINHLPAGAGVPFVHYHKKNEEIYIVLSGKGIAVLDGEKIDFEAGDVIRVAPAAKRQFSASSDSPVSYACIQVRENSLGEYTAADAVIE, from the coding sequence ATGTCAAACTACAGCAAATGGAACGCAAAACAAGACCCGAGAACAGAGCTGCACGATGTACTGGGGCTGACCGGCGCAGAGGTAAGCATCAACCACCTGCCCGCAGGAGCTGGCGTGCCGTTCGTTCATTACCACAAGAAGAACGAGGAAATCTACATCGTCCTGTCCGGCAAAGGAATAGCGGTACTTGATGGCGAGAAAATTGATTTTGAAGCAGGGGACGTTATCAGGGTCGCTCCCGCGGCAAAAAGACAGTTCAGCGCGTCGTCGGATTCCCCCGTCAGCTACGCCTGCATTCAGGTCAGAGAAAACTCTCTTGGAGAGTATACCGCTGCCGACGCAGTGATAGAGTGA
- a CDS encoding ATP-binding protein: MNQRKKEITNKQTYVAPVDSDEVQKVVNEMIGQCSASVFKNYLPYISRAYDVKSLEDSIAPEETVAFFDITKLVIEEKDKMVEKLKNVYHLLAYSDKSLALIIHRKHDGCQIGLAVGKCQDSEAATKMAESLQDALVGNFPGTSCSEVLSYTDSEDCIFQALNESSFFNENNISNYNSIAVVSNIASQFSEDYINQGIEKVIDGIVPAENKEYTMVILGEALNNEMLERKKRELYAIYTGLSPYSKRTENWNWSKSQNWSKNWNAGLAFIVSLGGGKNKSESESESSGTSVEINQYAVTHTLEIIEKQMERLEKCEALGIWDIATYVFSPDCQLASEVAHMYMSLTQGNESFYEKPSINVWNSQRNEKKTKEAVSAIAKCVRKIVHPTFIKKPDYKDNYAEYWANEVTPTSIISGAELALAMNLPKKSVPGLSLIECASFGREVLSFDKEYSGDVHIGKIHHMHHNEKKNVDLNKNSISSHVFITGSTGSGKSNSVYTILNALKTTFMVIEPAKGEYKYEFADNVKVFGSNPQMSALLRINPFSFNRGIHVYEHIDRLLDVFNVCWPMYAAMPAVLKDAIIKAYENCGWNLITSTNEKGDIFPTFVDICEEIDSIINSSDYSDENKGNYRGSLKTRLNSLTNGINQLIFCNGNLSDKDLFEQNTIIDLSRIGSSENKSLIMGLLVIRLQEYRMSEAVINSELRHVTVLEEAHNLLRKASASTTIEGSNVSEKSVEMIANAIAEMRTYGEGFIIVDQSPSLLDMSAIRNTNTKIILRLPDKDDRELVGRAANLNDEQIRELARLQRGVAAVYQNEWIEPILCMIDKYNSKVDFQNVIDGDNMPGENAIARRYINSCVYDPEYILRKSDYEFIDCLNQINCEGTIKALLIDFRRTPFEQAQMTWQKLAFKYFKIRECLNRLSDMNSFEEWNDSVITQLQKFDFDESISLSKESEQFYRFSQLMTLESILWLQAAQIDQPEKGMKLKNYMSEFRNTFMKGT; encoded by the coding sequence ATGAATCAAAGAAAAAAGGAAATAACGAACAAACAAACCTATGTGGCTCCGGTCGATTCGGATGAAGTACAAAAAGTGGTCAATGAAATGATTGGTCAATGCTCAGCATCAGTGTTCAAGAATTATCTTCCATATATTTCGAGAGCATATGATGTAAAGTCTCTCGAAGATTCAATAGCGCCCGAGGAAACAGTTGCCTTTTTTGATATAACAAAACTTGTTATAGAGGAAAAAGACAAGATGGTAGAAAAGTTGAAGAATGTATATCATTTATTGGCATACTCAGACAAAAGTCTTGCTCTAATCATCCATAGAAAACATGATGGTTGCCAAATTGGACTTGCGGTGGGTAAATGTCAGGATTCTGAAGCGGCTACAAAAATGGCTGAGAGCTTACAAGATGCGTTAGTTGGGAATTTTCCGGGAACATCTTGTAGTGAGGTTCTTTCTTATACGGATTCTGAAGATTGCATCTTCCAAGCGCTGAATGAGTCTTCTTTCTTTAATGAAAATAATATATCTAATTATAATTCTATTGCTGTAGTATCAAACATTGCTTCTCAGTTTTCAGAGGACTATATCAATCAAGGGATTGAAAAAGTGATTGATGGTATTGTTCCGGCTGAAAACAAGGAATATACTATGGTTATTTTGGGCGAAGCTTTGAATAATGAGATGTTGGAAAGAAAAAAGCGTGAGCTGTACGCTATCTATACTGGATTAAGTCCGTATTCAAAACGAACCGAGAATTGGAATTGGTCAAAAAGCCAGAACTGGAGTAAGAACTGGAATGCAGGGCTTGCTTTTATTGTAAGTCTTGGTGGCGGCAAGAACAAAAGTGAGTCTGAAAGCGAGTCTTCTGGAACATCCGTAGAGATTAATCAATATGCAGTGACTCATACTCTCGAAATTATAGAAAAGCAAATGGAGCGTCTTGAAAAGTGCGAAGCGCTGGGGATTTGGGATATTGCAACTTATGTTTTTTCTCCTGATTGTCAACTTGCCAGTGAAGTGGCTCATATGTATATGTCTCTTACACAAGGCAATGAATCTTTCTATGAAAAACCGTCAATCAATGTTTGGAATTCGCAACGAAACGAGAAAAAGACTAAAGAAGCAGTAAGTGCTATTGCAAAATGTGTTCGGAAAATCGTCCATCCGACGTTTATAAAGAAACCTGACTATAAAGATAATTATGCAGAATATTGGGCGAATGAAGTTACTCCTACATCTATTATTTCCGGAGCAGAACTGGCTCTTGCAATGAATTTGCCCAAAAAGTCAGTGCCGGGATTATCACTGATAGAATGCGCTTCTTTCGGAAGAGAAGTATTATCATTTGATAAAGAATATTCGGGTGATGTTCATATTGGAAAAATACACCATATGCATCATAACGAAAAAAAGAATGTGGACTTGAATAAGAATTCGATCTCCTCTCATGTTTTTATTACTGGTTCAACTGGATCTGGAAAAAGCAATTCGGTTTACACCATTCTCAATGCGCTCAAAACAACCTTTATGGTAATAGAACCTGCAAAGGGAGAATATAAATACGAATTTGCAGATAATGTTAAGGTGTTTGGTTCAAATCCACAGATGAGTGCACTTCTAAGAATCAATCCTTTTTCCTTTAATAGAGGAATCCATGTTTATGAACATATAGATAGATTACTGGATGTCTTTAATGTTTGCTGGCCTATGTATGCAGCTATGCCCGCAGTTTTAAAGGATGCGATAATAAAAGCATATGAGAACTGCGGATGGAATCTTATTACATCAACGAATGAGAAGGGTGATATATTTCCAACATTTGTTGATATATGCGAAGAGATTGACAGTATCATTAATAGTTCAGATTATTCTGATGAGAACAAGGGCAATTATAGAGGATCACTGAAAACAAGATTAAATTCTCTTACAAATGGCATTAACCAACTGATATTTTGTAATGGTAATCTATCAGATAAGGATTTGTTTGAACAAAACACGATAATTGATCTTAGCAGAATTGGCTCAAGTGAGAATAAGTCTCTGATAATGGGATTGCTGGTTATCAGACTGCAAGAATATAGGATGTCAGAAGCAGTCATTAATTCTGAACTCAGGCACGTAACGGTTTTGGAAGAAGCTCATAACCTTCTTCGCAAAGCTTCAGCATCAACTACTATTGAAGGATCTAATGTATCTGAAAAATCAGTTGAAATGATTGCAAATGCGATTGCTGAAATGAGAACTTATGGAGAAGGCTTCATTATCGTAGATCAATCACCATCATTGCTTGATATGTCTGCAATACGTAACACTAATACTAAGATTATCCTTAGATTACCAGATAAAGATGACCGTGAATTGGTTGGTAGGGCGGCAAATCTGAATGATGAACAAATCAGGGAACTTGCCAGATTACAAAGAGGAGTGGCGGCTGTTTATCAAAACGAATGGATTGAGCCTATTTTATGTATGATAGATAAATACAACTCAAAGGTTGACTTCCAGAATGTTATAGATGGAGATAATATGCCAGGAGAGAATGCTATAGCACGTCGCTATATTAATTCGTGTGTTTATGATCCTGAATATATCCTAAGAAAATCTGATTATGAGTTTATTGATTGCCTTAACCAGATAAATTGTGAAGGAACGATTAAAGCACTTCTAATTGATTTTCGAAGAACTCCATTTGAACAGGCACAAATGACTTGGCAGAAGCTGGCGTTTAAGTATTTCAAGATTAGGGAATGTTTAAACCGATTATCAGATATGAATTCTTTTGAGGAATGGAATGATAGCGTCATCACACAACTTCAAAAATTCGATTTTGATGAATCTATCTCCCTGAGTAAAGAATCAGAACAGTTCTATCGGTTTTCACAGTTGATGACATTGGAATCTATTCTCTGGTTGCAGGCAGCTCAGATTGACCAACCTGAGAAGGGAATGAAATTAAAAAACTATATGAGCGAATTCAGAAATACATTCATGAAAGGTACTTAA
- a CDS encoding HNH endonuclease: protein MAIPIVAALSKAVEGAETISKAEKMSEIVKDAVKLADDLWPEIQQQNVDQPISPADIGREAWKKADIEQKATYSDVPRYVITRNETLENDRHPITGVSFERQVVELPDGEKIEGVFPQFESIFDAKIPENLYLQPDRVQFRECNRQLAQEIENNLELRKLFSEEQLEQIMDGIYDGTAPDGYVWHHDSVAGKLQLVDFETHSRTGHTGGRSLWGGGSNNR, encoded by the coding sequence ATGGCAATACCTATTGTGGCTGCTCTTAGTAAAGCAGTTGAAGGTGCTGAAACAATCTCCAAAGCAGAAAAGATGAGTGAGATTGTAAAAGATGCCGTGAAACTGGCGGATGATCTATGGCCGGAAATACAGCAACAAAATGTTGACCAGCCAATATCTCCAGCTGATATAGGACGGGAAGCATGGAAGAAAGCTGATATTGAGCAAAAAGCGACATACTCTGATGTACCACGTTATGTTATTACAAGAAATGAGACATTGGAAAACGATAGACATCCGATTACTGGTGTAAGCTTTGAGAGGCAAGTTGTAGAATTGCCTGATGGTGAAAAAATTGAAGGTGTATTCCCTCAATTTGAATCTATATTTGATGCAAAAATACCGGAGAATCTGTACCTTCAACCTGATAGAGTGCAATTTAGAGAGTGTAACAGGCAATTAGCTCAAGAAATAGAAAATAATCTTGAGCTAAGAAAATTGTTCTCAGAAGAACAACTTGAACAAATTATGGATGGTATATATGATGGCACTGCGCCTGATGGCTATGTATGGCACCACGACTCAGTAGCCGGGAAATTACAACTTGTAGATTTTGAAACACATTCCCGTACCGGACATACTGGGGGACGCTCTTTGTGGGGCGGCGGCTCAAACAACAGATAG
- a CDS encoding SMI1/KNR4 family protein: MELSWKYDKPLNNPIAVKSFLDKNSIILPDSLIEIMEKHNGGRPSDKAIITDTNQEYVFKAMLSYNEGDKETIYSIYPELFKENHLFPFASDAAGNFICYDTESSKYVLYKHETDTVEIITRMINGLLF; encoded by the coding sequence ATGGAACTATCATGGAAATATGATAAACCACTGAATAACCCGATAGCAGTAAAAAGTTTTCTTGATAAAAATAGTATTATTTTACCAGACTCACTAATTGAAATAATGGAAAAACATAATGGTGGGAGACCGTCCGATAAGGCTATTATAACTGATACTAATCAAGAGTATGTTTTTAAGGCTATGCTGTCGTATAATGAAGGCGACAAAGAAACTATCTATAGCATTTATCCAGAGCTTTTCAAAGAAAATCACTTATTCCCGTTTGCTTCTGATGCAGCAGGCAATTTTATCTGTTATGATACTGAGTCTTCTAAGTACGTTTTATATAAACACGAAACAGATACAGTAGAAATAATAACTCGTATGATAAATGGATTGTTGTTTTAG